One region of Citrus sinensis cultivar Valencia sweet orange chromosome 6, DVS_A1.0, whole genome shotgun sequence genomic DNA includes:
- the LOC102617579 gene encoding membrane-bound O-acyltransferase gup1 isoform X2 yields MLNETKMKKKKMQAYFSKGELMVLIPYAFAFYVFIIRRSLQISHDHFSKLYGLRPGWLFSPQSLNDVSDAQWRNFRSNLPILTVVFILFAVLANTFRTFFNLKARGMSILWLFISFIYLFYLHGACVIFILSIASLNFLLVKSFARRNCFPFLLWIFNIFFLIFNRVYGGYSFSIFGQHWAYLDNFRGTFRWHICFNFVILRMISFGYDYHWAQQGSHFDHEKHVQRCHVCKSGKLCYQIQQERNISENYALAMYLCYLVYAPLYISGPIISFNAFASQLEVPQNNYLRRDVLWYGLRWIFSLLLMELMTHIFYYNAFAISGMWKLLSPLDVFIVGYGVLNFMWLKFFLIWRYFRLWSLICGIEAPENMPRCVNNCHNLETFWKNWHASFNKWLVRKLLSWAWLTCLFFIPEMVVKSAADSFQAESAFGRFLVRELRAFAGSITITCLMIANLVGYVIGPSGVNWLMSQFLTREGLPVLGGMFLTFYVGTKLMFQISDAKQRKQ; encoded by the exons ATGTTAAATGaaacaaagatgaagaagaagaagatgcaAGCTTATTTTAGTAAAGGAGAGCTGATGGTTTTGATACCGTATGCATTTGCCTTTTATGTTTTCATTATCCGTCGCTCCCTTCAAATCTCTCACG ATCATTTCAGCAAACTCTATGGTTTGCGCCCTGGTTGGCTCTTTTCTCCTCAAAGTCTCAAT GATGTGTCTGATGCTCAATGGAGAAATTTTCGATCGAATTTACCTATTCTGACTGTGGTGTTCATTCTTTTTGCCGTGCTCGCCAATACGTTTagaacattttttaatttgaaagcGAGAGGGATGTCCATTCTTTGgcttttcatttctttcatttacCTATTCTATTTACATGGAGCTTg CGTTATATTTATCCTCTCAATTGCTTCCCTTAATTTCCTTCTAGTCAAG AGTTTTGCACGAAGAAACTGCTTTCCGTTTCTACTTTGGATCTTCAACATATTCTTCCTTATTTTTAATCGTGTTTACGGAGGATATTCGTTCTCGATATTTGG GCAGCATTGGGCATATTTGGACAACTTTCGGGGCACCTTTAGATGGCACATTTGCTTTAACTTTG TTATTTTGCGCATGATAAGCTTTGGATATGATTACCATTGGGCACAACAAGGTTCTCATTTCGATCATGAG AAGCATGTTCAACGTTGCCATGTTTGTAAATCAGGAAAACTTTGTTACCAAATTCAACAG GAGAGAAACATCAGTGAAAATTACGCCTTGGCTATGTACCTTTGCTATTTGGTATATGCACCTCTATACATTTCTGGGCCAATTATAAGCTTCAATGCATTCGCTTCGCAG TTAGAGGTGCCTCAAAATAATTACTTGAGGAGAGATGTGCTTTGGTATGGATTACGTTGGATATTTAGTCTTCTTCTGATGGAACTAATGacacatatattttattacaatgcCTTTGCAATCAG TGGCATGTGGAAGCTATTATCTCCTTTGGATGTATTCATTGTTGGATATGGT GTCTTAAATTTCATGTGGCTCAAATTTTTTCTGATCTGGCGATATTTTCGGTTATGGTCTCTG ATATGTGGAATTGAGGCACCTGAAAATATGCCAAGGTGTGTCAATAATTGTCACAACTTGGAAACTTTTTGGAAAAATTGGCATGCTTCTTTCAACAAATGGCTAGTGAG GAAGCTTCTTTCATGGGCATGGCTAACTTGTTTGTTCTTTATCCCGGAGATGGTAGTGAAATCAGCAGCAGATTCATTTCAG GCTGAGAGTGCTTTTGGCAGATTCCTTGTCCGGGAACTTCGTGCATTTGCTGGTTCTATCACTATTACATGTCTTATG ATTGCAAACCTTGTTGGCTATGTTATTGGACCATCAGGTGTTAATTGGCTGATGTCTCAGTTTCTTACCAGAGAAG GACTGCCGGTGTTAGGCGGCATGTTTCTGACATTTTACGTGGGCACTAAG CTAATGTTCCAAATTAGTGATGCTAAGCAGAGAAAGCAGTAA
- the LOC102617579 gene encoding membrane-bound O-acyltransferase gup1 isoform X1 — MLNETKMKKKKMQAYFSKGELMVLIPYAFAFYVFIIRRSLQISHDHFSKLYGLRPGWLFSPQSLNDVSDAQWRNFRSNLPILTVVFILFAVLANTFRTFFNLKARGMSILWLFISFIYLFYLHGACVIFILSIASLNFLLVKSFARRNCFPFLLWIFNIFFLIFNRVYGGYSFSIFGQHWAYLDNFRGTFRWHICFNFVILRMISFGYDYHWAQQGSHFDHEKHVQRCHVCKSGKLCYQIQQERNISENYALAMYLCYLVYAPLYISGPIISFNAFASQLEVPQNNYLRRDVLWYGLRWIFSLLLMELMTHIFYYNAFAISGMWKLLSPLDVFIVGYGVLNFMWLKFFLIWRYFRLWSLICGIEAPENMPRCVNNCHNLETFWKNWHASFNKWLVRYMYIPLGGSQKKLYNIWAIFTFVAVWHDLEWKLLSWAWLTCLFFIPEMVVKSAADSFQAESAFGRFLVRELRAFAGSITITCLMIANLVGYVIGPSGVNWLMSQFLTREGLPVLGGMFLTFYVGTKLMFQISDAKQRKQ, encoded by the exons ATGTTAAATGaaacaaagatgaagaagaagaagatgcaAGCTTATTTTAGTAAAGGAGAGCTGATGGTTTTGATACCGTATGCATTTGCCTTTTATGTTTTCATTATCCGTCGCTCCCTTCAAATCTCTCACG ATCATTTCAGCAAACTCTATGGTTTGCGCCCTGGTTGGCTCTTTTCTCCTCAAAGTCTCAAT GATGTGTCTGATGCTCAATGGAGAAATTTTCGATCGAATTTACCTATTCTGACTGTGGTGTTCATTCTTTTTGCCGTGCTCGCCAATACGTTTagaacattttttaatttgaaagcGAGAGGGATGTCCATTCTTTGgcttttcatttctttcatttacCTATTCTATTTACATGGAGCTTg CGTTATATTTATCCTCTCAATTGCTTCCCTTAATTTCCTTCTAGTCAAG AGTTTTGCACGAAGAAACTGCTTTCCGTTTCTACTTTGGATCTTCAACATATTCTTCCTTATTTTTAATCGTGTTTACGGAGGATATTCGTTCTCGATATTTGG GCAGCATTGGGCATATTTGGACAACTTTCGGGGCACCTTTAGATGGCACATTTGCTTTAACTTTG TTATTTTGCGCATGATAAGCTTTGGATATGATTACCATTGGGCACAACAAGGTTCTCATTTCGATCATGAG AAGCATGTTCAACGTTGCCATGTTTGTAAATCAGGAAAACTTTGTTACCAAATTCAACAG GAGAGAAACATCAGTGAAAATTACGCCTTGGCTATGTACCTTTGCTATTTGGTATATGCACCTCTATACATTTCTGGGCCAATTATAAGCTTCAATGCATTCGCTTCGCAG TTAGAGGTGCCTCAAAATAATTACTTGAGGAGAGATGTGCTTTGGTATGGATTACGTTGGATATTTAGTCTTCTTCTGATGGAACTAATGacacatatattttattacaatgcCTTTGCAATCAG TGGCATGTGGAAGCTATTATCTCCTTTGGATGTATTCATTGTTGGATATGGT GTCTTAAATTTCATGTGGCTCAAATTTTTTCTGATCTGGCGATATTTTCGGTTATGGTCTCTG ATATGTGGAATTGAGGCACCTGAAAATATGCCAAGGTGTGTCAATAATTGTCACAACTTGGAAACTTTTTGGAAAAATTGGCATGCTTCTTTCAACAAATGGCTAGTGAG GTACATGTATATTCCACTTGGGGGATCTCAAAAAAAGCTATATAATATCTGGGCTATATTCACATTTGTTGCTGTTTGGCATGATTTAGAATG GAAGCTTCTTTCATGGGCATGGCTAACTTGTTTGTTCTTTATCCCGGAGATGGTAGTGAAATCAGCAGCAGATTCATTTCAG GCTGAGAGTGCTTTTGGCAGATTCCTTGTCCGGGAACTTCGTGCATTTGCTGGTTCTATCACTATTACATGTCTTATG ATTGCAAACCTTGTTGGCTATGTTATTGGACCATCAGGTGTTAATTGGCTGATGTCTCAGTTTCTTACCAGAGAAG GACTGCCGGTGTTAGGCGGCATGTTTCTGACATTTTACGTGGGCACTAAG CTAATGTTCCAAATTAGTGATGCTAAGCAGAGAAAGCAGTAA
- the LOC102618056 gene encoding pentatricopeptide repeat-containing protein At3g56550, which produces MSKANVILTSLQACNSLNGLQIVHAQVIINGLLKIPAISNRLLNSYAISVSSSLSYAQLLFNQIQNPQTQAWNSLIRAFAQSLSPLQAIFYYNHMLMASLSRPDTFTFTFTLKACERVKALNKCQELHGFVIRSGYERCVVVSTNLMRGYAANGVIEAARSVFDNMPERDLVSWNSMISCYTQASFHLEALKLSEAMRFENVGLDGFTLVGLLSCCAHVGALNMGIFLHRIACEMGFVESVYVGNALVDMYAKCGNLDSAFCVFSRMRKRDVLSWNSMIVGYGVHGRGDEAISFFKQMLMAGFHPDSITFLGLLCGCSHQGLVEEGVEYFHMMVSRYNLKPGIKHYGCLVDLYGRAGKLEKALEVINTSSPSDPVLWRTLLGSCKIHRNVEIGEIAMKNLVQLEAASAGDYVLLATIYACTKDEEGVARTRKLIKSNGIKTTPGWSWIEIGNQVHKFVVDDKSHPDADMIYRKLEEIMHRAKFIGYTKDESLVAVSGSSSEDFLEKSSAYHSEKLAIAFGLATTPDGTSLRIVKNLRVCRDCHSFTKFVSRAYSRDLIVRDRVRYHHFREGLCSCGDYW; this is translated from the coding sequence ATGTCAAAAGCCAATGTAATACTCACTTCATTACAAGCATGCAACAGCCTCAATGGCCTTCAAATAGTCCATGCGCAAGTCATCATTAACGGTCTTTTAAAAATCCCCGCCATTTCCAACAGGCTCCTCAATTCATATGCAATCTCAGTTTCCAGTTCCTTATCATATGCTCAACTTCTCttcaatcaaatccaaaaccCACAAACTCAAGCTTGGAATTCTCTCATCAGAGCCTTTGCCCAGAGCCTATCTCCTCTCCAAGCCATTTTCTATTACAATCACATGCTTATGGCCTCTCTTTCCCGCCCTGACACCTTCACTTTCACCTTCACACTCAAGGCTTGCGAGAGGGTTAAGGCTCTAAACAAATGCCAGGAGCTTCACGGGTTCGTAATTCGATCTGGGTATGAGAGATGTGTTGTTGTTAGCACCAATCTCATGCGTGGTTATGCTGCAAATGGAGTGATTGAGGCTGCAAGATCGGTGTTTGATAATATGCCCGAAAGAGATTTGGTTTCTTGGAATTCTATGATTTCTTGTTATACCCAAGCGAGTTTTCACCTTGAGGCGTTGAAGTTGTCTGAGGCAATGAGATTTGAGAACGTGGGTCTTGATGGGTTCACACTCGTTGGTTTGCTTTCGTGTTGTGCTCATGTGGGTGCTTTGAATATGGGGATTTTCTTGCATAGAATTGCCTGTGAAATGGGGTTTGTGGAGAGTGTCTATGTTGGGAATGCTCTTGTTGATATGTATGCAAAATGTGGCAATTTGGATTCTGCTTTTTGTGTTTTCAGTAGGATGAGAAAACGGGATGTTCTTTCTTGGAATTCAATGATTGTTGGCTATGGAGTGCACGGCCGTGGTGATGAggctatttctttttttaagcaaATGCTGATGGCAGGGTTCCATCCAGATTCCATAACATTTCTAGGTTTGTTGTGTGGTTGTAGCCACCAAGGTTTAGTTGAGGAGGGTGTTGAGTATTTTCATATGATGGTCTCTAGATACAATTTGAAGCCCGGAATTAAGCACTATGGATGCTTGGTGGATCTGTATGGACGAGCTGGAAAGCTCGAAAAGGCACTTGAAGTTATTAACACTTCTTCTCCAAGTGATCCAGTCTTGTGGCGAACATTACTTGGATCTTGCAAGATCCACAGAAACGTAGAAATCGGAGAAATTGCCATGAAGAATCTGGTTCAGCTTGAGGCAGCAAGTGCAGGAGACTATGTGCTACTTGCTACGATATATGCTTGTACcaaagatgaagaaggagTTGCGAGGACAAGGAAATTAATCAAAAGCAATGGAATCAAAACTACCCCTGGCTGGAGCTGGATTGAAATCGGTAATCAAGTGCATAAATTTGTTGTAGATGACAAGTCACACCCCGATGCAGATATGATTTATCGAAAATTGGAGGAAATAATGCACAGGGCCAAGTTTATTGGTTATACAAAAGATGAATCTCTTGTGGCCGTGTCAGGATCATCCTCTGAAGATTTCTTGGAAAAATCCAGTGCATATCATAGCGAAAAGCTAGCAATTGCTTTTGGGTTGGCAACAACTCCAGATGGAACAAGTCTTCGAATAGTGAAGAATCTGAGAGTTTGTAGAGATTGTcattcatttacaaaatttgtttCCAGAGCATATAGTCGAGATTTGATTGTTAGAGATAGAGTTCGATATCACCACTTCAGGGAAGGACTCTGTTCTTGTGGAGACTATTGGTGA